A single genomic interval of Pyrus communis chromosome 5, drPyrComm1.1, whole genome shotgun sequence harbors:
- the LOC137735257 gene encoding pentatricopeptide repeat-containing protein At3g61520, mitochondrial-like — protein MNHLSLSASKHLLKPQPSKTQSSVVLLLLNHQFSTDSDPNPNPKPSKQPHEDDSLVTQVVQLLESDEKDWNLDQLRHLLFSDSTAAPSPGSLFRITRRLNTSSKALKFFDYVSENVATSPDSAPAASLSSSFQAVLELAKREPNSQTRLFDMYKMAKERNIPVNMSAAVLLVRSLGFAGMVDEAVNVYNGLDPGLKNTHLRNGVISVLLKWGRVDDALKVLDKMFDPNAEFRVDSVTADIVLSSLLKREGPGRSVSEEDIVGLVQKFGEHGVFRDSLKLTKLITSLCRNRNTSRAWDVLHYIINSGGAVEAACCNALLTDLGRVKDFKRMNELMVKMKEMGIPPNVVSFGIVINYLCKSRRVDEALELFQRISGGGEKTDGISAEPDVIIYNTLIDGLCKVGRQEEGLHLMEKMRLQDGCAPNTVTYNSLIDGFNKVGDIERGRELYDQMKEEGIPPSVVTLNTLVDGLCKHGRLNSALEFLNEMQRDGIKGNVTTYMMLITSFCNVNNIGMAMELFEQMLSSGCSTDAKVYYCLISGLSQAGRMDDASIVVSKLKEAGFSLDVIASNVLINGFCKTKKLEKVHEMIQEMETAGVKPDSITCNTLISYLCSAGELTTADRVLSKMINEGLVPTVFTFGSLIHAYCLKGDTYKAMKIFRDMGSKWSAPPNTVVYNTLIDSLCKNNEVDVALSLMDSMKDKGVRPNTLTFNAMFKGLKENNLLEKAFKLMDQMIEQACNPDYITMEILSEWLSAVGETEKLRRFVQGYEVAASTA, from the coding sequence atgaaccACCTATCACTCTCAGCCTCAAAGCACCTCCTTAAACCCCAACCCTCCAAAACCCAATCCTCCGTCgttctcctcctcctcaatcACCAATTCTCCACCGATTCCGATCCCAATCCCAACCCCAAACCCAGCAAACAACCCCATGAAGATGACTCGCTAGTAACCCAAGTCGTCCAACTCCTCGAATCCGATGAAAAAGACTGGAACTTGGACCAGCTCCGCCACCTCCTCTTCTCCGACTCCACCGCCGCTCCTTCTCCTGGCTCTCTCTTCCGCATCACTCGCCGCCTCAACACTTCCTCCAAAGCCCTCAAGTTCTTCGACTACGTTTCCGAGAATGTGGCAACCTCACCAGACTCGGCGCCGGCGGCCTCGCTCTCTTCATCATTCCAGGCCGTTCTCGAGCTCGCTAAGCGAGAACCCAACTCGCAAACTAGGCTTTTCGACATGTATAAGATGGCGAAAGAGCGGAACATTCCGGTTAATATGAGCGCCGCTGTTCTGCTAGTTCGATCGCTGGGCTTTGCTGGTATGGTGGATGAGGCGGTCAATGTGTATAACGGTCTGGACCCCGGTTTGAAGAATACCCATCTTCGCAATGGGGTGATTAGTGTGCTGTTGAAATGGGGACGGGTCGATGATGCACTGAAGGTGCTCGACAAAATGTTTGATCCAAATGCAGAGTTCCGGGTTGACAGTGTTACTGCTGATATTGTGCTTTCCTCTTTGCTGAAGAGAGAGGGGCCCGGGAGGAGCGTCAGTGAGGAGGACATTGTGGGTTTGGTGCAGAAATTTGGGGAGCATGGTGTGTTTCGTGATAGTTTGAAACTTACGAAATTGATCACGTCGTTGTGTAGGAACAGGAACACTAGTCGGGCTTGGGACGTTTTACATTACATCATTAATTCTGGTGGTGCTGTAGAAGCTGCTTGTTGCAATGCGCTTTTGACTGATTTGGGAAGAGTTAAAGATTTTAAGAGGATGAATGAGCTTATGGTAAAGATGAAAGAAATGGGCATCCCTCCCAATGTTGTAAGTTTCGGTATTGTCATTAACTATTTGTGCAAGTCTAGGAGGGTGGATGAGGCCTTGGAGTTGTTTCAAAGGATAAGTGGAGGAGGAGAGAAAACTGATGGGATTTCGGCTGAACCCGATGTGATCATTTATAACACTCTGATTGATGGACTTTGTAAAGTGGGAAGGCAAGAAGAAGGATTACATCTGATGGAAAAAATGAGATTGCAAGATGGCTGTGCACCTAATACTGTTACCTACAATAGTTTGATTGACGGTTTCAACAAGGTTGGGGACATCGAGAGGGGTCGTGAGCTCTAtgatcaaatgaaggaggaaggTATACCGCCAAGTGTAGTTACTCTCAATACTTTGGTTGATGGTCTCTGTAAACATGGGAGGCTCAACAGCGCACTGGAATTCCTTAATGAAATGCAGAGGGATGGTATAAAAGGCAATGTCACGACGTACATGATGCTAATCACTTCCTTTTGTAATGTAAACAATATTGGCATGGCAATGGAACTGTTTGAGCAAATGTTAAGTTCTGGATGCTCCACAGATGCAAAAGTTTACTACTGCTTGATCTCTGGTTTAAGCCAAGCTGGAAGGATGGATGATGCCAGCATTGTTGTATCAAAGTTGAAGGAGGCCGGGTTCTCCCTGGATGTCATTGCCTCCAATGTTTTGATTAACGGGTTCTGCAAGACAAAAAAACTCGAGAAGGTGCATGAGATGATCCAGGAAATGGAGACAGCTGGAGTAAAGCCTGATAGCATCACATGCAACACGCTGATTTCGTATTTGTGCTCAGCTGGGGAACTTACAACTGCTGATAGAGTACTGAGCAAGATGATAAATGAGGGCCTTGTTCCTACGGTTTTCACTTTTGGATCATTGATTCACGCATATTGTTTGAAGGGCGATACATACAAAGCCATGAAGATCTTCAGAGACATGGGTTCTAAGTGGAGTGCTCCTCCCAACACGGTAGTTTACAACACCTTAATAGATTCTTTATGCAAGAATAATGAAGTGGACGTCGCACTTTCGTTGATGGATAGTATGAAAGATAAGGGAGTGAGACCTAATACCTTGACATTCAACGCCATGTTCAAAGGTCTTAAGGAGAATAATTTGCTGGAGAAAGCATTTAAATTAATGGATCAAATGATTGAACAGGCTTGTAATCCGGATTATATAACCATGGAGATCCTGAGCGAATGGCTTTCTGCTGTTGGTGAAACTGAAAAGTTGAGAAGGTTTGTGCAAGGATATGAAGTTGCTGCTTCCACTGCATAG
- the LOC137733245 gene encoding WRKY transcription factor 22-like has protein sequence MEDDWDLQAVVRGCFTATTTSNTTTTSTRASSTAATTSLNISGFHSNPAAASFSSFDQTSQQQQLLFSLPLSDPIIKPKSAIEELHDLYRPFYPKSQPPLSSPQITPPTLSPLTSLSSLTTPKDQTHPIQYHRQQQTQQQQQTQHSKPSSSTTARSKKRKNQLKKVCQVPAEGLSSDIWAWRKYGQKPIKGSPYPRGYYRCSSSKGCMARKQVERNKSDPNIFIVTYTAEHNHPAPTHRNSLAGSTRQKPLSPQKTKGGDSAKPPSPTTSASVDEEPVVADRSTTVESSCKEEKGSPLITDEEDELLGICDSVVSDDFFEGLDGLAEDYFSDHSPVSFGMPWISSSAATAAGSI, from the exons atgGAGGACGATTGGGATCTTCAAGCGGTGGTCAGAGGCTGCTTCACCGCCACCACCACAAGCAACACCACTACAACATCCACCAGAGCCTCCTCCACTGCCGCCACCACAAGTCTCAATATCTCTGGCTTCCATTCAAACCCAGCAGCTGCTTCCTTCTCTTCATTTGATCAAACTTCTCAACAACAGCAactcctcttctctctcccaCTTTCAGATCCCATCATTAAACCCAAAAGTGCCATTGAAGAACTACATGACCTTTACAGGCCCTTCTACCCCAAATCTCAGCCTCCTCTGTCCTCCCCACAAATCACACCACCCACTCTCTCTCCCTtgacttctctctcttctctgacCACACCCAAAGATCAAACACATCCCATACAGTATCACCGCCAGCAACAAAcccagcagcagcaacaaacCCAGCACTCCAAGCCATCATCTTCCACCACCGCACGATCCAAAAAAAG AAAGAACCAGCTTAAAAAAGTGTGCCAAGTTCCGGCGGAGGGTCTCTCTTCAGACATATGGGCATGGCGGAAGTACGGCCAAAAGCCCATCAAGGGCTCCCCATATCCAAg GGGATATTACAGATGTAGCAGCTCAAAGGGTTGTATGGCCCGGAAGCAAGTGGAGCGGAACAAGTCCGACCCGAATATTTTTATAGTCACCTACACGGCGGAGCACAACCACCCAGCCCCGACTCACCGCAACTCGCTCGCCGGCTCCACGCGCCAGAAGCCCCTCTCACCACAAAAAACGAAGGGCGGTGACTCTGCGAAACCCCCATCTCCGACAACCTCGGCTTCTGTGGACGAGGAGCCTGTCGTTGCAGATCGGAGTACGACCGTGGAAAGCAGCTGCAAGGAGGAGAAGGGGAGTCCTTTGATTACCGACGAGGAGGACGAGTTGTTGGGGATATGCGACTCGGTAGTGAGTGACGATTTCTTTGAAGGGTTGGACGGTCTCGCCGAAGATTACTTCTCCGATCACTCGCCGGTGAGCTTCGGCATGCCTTGGATTTCCAGTAGTGCTGCCACTGCTGCTGGTAGTATCTGA